In Dysgonomonadaceae bacterium zrk40, one genomic interval encodes:
- a CDS encoding DUF4924 family protein, whose protein sequence is MKIPDKQENIAEYLLYMWQTEDLLRACNLDIDQVQRSLIDSAYATDEERANARDWYEGLIMMMKSEGVQQEGHLQINKNLIIDLTDVHLRLLKDPKESEYIALYYHTLPHIVALRAKAGDKQLPELETCFTALYGYLLLKLQKQEITGETQAAVAQITSLLRLLSKKYQTIDQQKEE, encoded by the coding sequence ATGAAGATCCCCGACAAACAGGAAAATATAGCCGAGTACCTGCTCTACATGTGGCAGACAGAGGACCTGTTGCGTGCCTGCAACCTGGATATCGATCAGGTACAGCGATCACTGATTGATTCTGCCTATGCCACCGATGAGGAGCGGGCGAATGCGCGCGACTGGTACGAGGGACTTATCATGATGATGAAGAGTGAAGGGGTACAGCAGGAGGGTCACCTTCAAATTAACAAGAACCTGATCATCGACCTGACCGATGTGCATCTGCGGCTCCTTAAAGATCCCAAAGAGTCTGAGTACATCGCGCTTTACTACCACACGTTGCCGCACATCGTGGCTTTGCGGGCGAAGGCGGGCGACAAGCAGCTCCCGGAGCTGGAGACATGTTTCACAGCCCTCTATGGTTACCTGCTCTTGAAGCTTCAGAAGCAGGAGATCACTGGAGAGACGCAGGCTGCCGTGGCTCAGATCACCTCATTGTTGCGACTACTGTCAAAAAAGTACCAAACAATTGACCAACAGAAAGAGGAGTAA
- the rfbD gene encoding dTDP-4-dehydrorhamnose reductase, with protein MAIFTGMSKALGGTEKESQKEQYFYGLVQLSVLVTGGDGQLGSALRALTGRMNLPFRFYFTDAGELDITDRSQIESFVEGQQIRYILNFAAYTAVDKAESDREKAYTINAAGVENIARVAKQHGVKVIHLSTDFVFDGQSSVPYSEESEPHPLSVYGETKLKGEQLLQDEGGEWIILRTSWLYSEYGSNFVKTMLRLMRERELLNVVDDQCGSPTYATDLAEMIIHILQQSEANGWKNGLFHFSNRGQTSWYGLADAIRRMAGIENCKVVPVTTEEYPTDARRPTYSVMDLTKICDSFRVEIPTWEEALQRCIQNIKQSL; from the coding sequence ATGGCCATATTCACCGGAATGAGCAAAGCGTTGGGCGGCACTGAAAAGGAGTCGCAGAAGGAACAGTACTTCTACGGGCTGGTGCAGCTAAGTGTGCTGGTCACCGGCGGTGACGGACAGCTGGGCAGTGCACTCAGGGCACTCACCGGAAGGATGAATTTGCCATTTCGTTTTTACTTCACCGATGCGGGAGAGCTGGACATCACAGATCGGTCGCAGATTGAATCATTTGTGGAGGGGCAGCAGATTCGCTATATCCTCAATTTTGCCGCCTACACGGCTGTCGACAAGGCAGAGAGTGACCGGGAAAAAGCCTATACGATCAATGCCGCCGGTGTGGAAAATATCGCCCGGGTGGCGAAACAGCATGGGGTGAAGGTGATTCATCTCTCCACCGATTTTGTGTTCGACGGCCAATCCTCAGTTCCCTACAGTGAGGAGTCGGAACCCCATCCCTTGTCGGTCTACGGTGAAACGAAGCTGAAAGGGGAGCAATTGTTGCAGGATGAGGGTGGTGAGTGGATCATACTGCGTACCTCCTGGCTCTACTCGGAATATGGTTCCAACTTCGTGAAGACGATGCTCCGGCTGATGCGGGAGAGAGAGCTGCTCAACGTGGTAGACGACCAGTGCGGCAGTCCCACCTATGCAACCGATCTGGCAGAGATGATAATTCATATCCTGCAACAGAGTGAAGCGAATGGTTGGAAGAATGGGCTCTTTCACTTCTCTAACAGGGGCCAAACCAGCTGGTACGGTTTGGCCGATGCGATCAGGAGAATGGCCGGTATCGAAAACTGCAAGGTGGTGCCGGTAACCACGGAGGAGTATCCCACTGATGCGCGTCGCCCGACCTACAGCGTGATGGATCTCACGAAGATCTGTGATAGCTTCCGGGTGGAGATACCCACCTGGGAAGAGGCCCTGCAGCGTTGCATCCAAAATATAAAACAAAGCTTATAG
- a CDS encoding peptide chain release factor 3 — MSLKKEIERRRTFAVISHPDAGKTTLTEKLLLFGGAIHVAGAVKSNKIKKTATSDWMEIEKQRGISVATSVMGFEYEDYKINILDTPGHQDFAEDTFRTLTAVDSVIVVVDVAKGVETQTRRLMEVCRMRNTPVMIFVNKMDREGKDPFDILDELEEELQIAVRPLSWPIDMGDRFKGVYNLFQKSLDLYQPSKQVVTESVKLGIDSTELEKHLGEELSEKLRDDVELITEVYPDFQREEYLAGRLAPVFFGSALNNFGVKELLDCFVEIAPSPRPVNAEERTVEPLEEAFSGFVFKIHANMDPNHRSCIAFVKVCSGRFERNVNYKHVRYNRMMKFSSPTAFMAQKKEIMDEAFAGDIVGLPDNGNFKIGDTLTAGEELHFKGLPSFSPEMFKYIENADPMKSKQLQKGIEQLMDEGVAQLFTNQFNGRRIIGTVGQLQFEVIQYRLLHEYGAQCRWEPINLYKACWIESDDAAQLADFKKRKFQYMAHDKEGRDVFLAESNYILMMAQQDFKGIRFHFNSEF; from the coding sequence ATGTCATTGAAAAAAGAGATAGAACGCCGGCGGACCTTCGCCGTGATCAGTCACCCCGACGCGGGAAAAACAACCCTGACCGAAAAGCTGTTGCTTTTTGGTGGTGCCATCCATGTGGCGGGTGCTGTCAAGTCGAACAAGATCAAGAAGACAGCTACTTCCGACTGGATGGAAATCGAGAAGCAGCGCGGTATATCCGTGGCCACCTCGGTGATGGGCTTCGAGTATGAGGATTACAAGATCAACATCCTTGACACCCCCGGTCACCAGGATTTCGCCGAAGATACATTCCGTACGTTGACAGCGGTGGACAGCGTGATCGTGGTGGTCGACGTGGCAAAGGGTGTGGAGACCCAGACACGCAGGCTGATGGAGGTGTGCCGCATGCGCAACACCCCGGTAATGATCTTCGTGAACAAAATGGACCGTGAGGGCAAAGATCCTTTCGATATCCTGGATGAACTGGAGGAGGAGTTGCAGATTGCCGTACGGCCGTTGAGTTGGCCCATCGACATGGGAGACAGGTTCAAGGGTGTCTACAACCTCTTTCAGAAAAGCCTCGACCTTTATCAACCCAGCAAGCAGGTGGTTACAGAATCTGTGAAGCTCGGTATCGATTCTACAGAACTGGAGAAACATCTTGGCGAAGAATTGTCGGAAAAGCTGCGTGACGATGTGGAGCTGATCACCGAAGTCTATCCCGATTTTCAAAGGGAAGAGTACCTTGCCGGGCGACTGGCTCCGGTCTTTTTCGGGTCGGCACTCAACAACTTTGGTGTGAAGGAACTTCTCGACTGCTTCGTGGAGATCGCTCCATCGCCCCGACCGGTGAATGCGGAAGAACGGACAGTGGAACCTCTAGAAGAGGCGTTTAGCGGTTTTGTCTTCAAGATACACGCCAATATGGATCCCAACCACCGTTCCTGCATCGCTTTTGTAAAGGTCTGTTCCGGCCGGTTCGAGCGGAACGTCAACTACAAGCATGTCCGCTATAACCGCATGATGAAGTTCTCTTCACCTACCGCCTTTATGGCCCAGAAAAAGGAGATCATGGATGAAGCCTTCGCCGGCGACATCGTGGGGCTGCCCGACAACGGTAACTTCAAGATCGGGGATACCCTGACCGCTGGTGAGGAGCTTCACTTCAAGGGGTTACCCAGCTTTTCACCCGAGATGTTCAAGTACATTGAGAATGCCGACCCGATGAAGTCGAAGCAACTGCAGAAAGGAATCGAGCAGCTGATGGACGAGGGGGTGGCACAGCTCTTCACCAACCAGTTCAACGGGCGGCGCATCATCGGTACGGTGGGACAACTGCAGTTCGAGGTGATCCAGTACCGATTACTGCATGAGTACGGTGCACAGTGCCGCTGGGAGCCGATCAACCTCTACAAAGCCTGTTGGATTGAGAGCGATGATGCGGCGCAGCTCGCCGACTTCAAGAAGCGCAAGTTCCAGTACATGGCGCACGACAAAGAGGGGAGGGATGTCTTCCTGGCGGAATCGAACTACATCCTGATGA